One Streptomyces hundungensis DNA segment encodes these proteins:
- a CDS encoding nucleobase:cation symporter-2 family protein, with amino-acid sequence MAAQPRFRNFAVNPAQTGEKHPVDETLPPLKMFTSGLQHVAAMYAGVVAPPMIVGPAVGLGTKETAFLVAASLFTAGLATLLQTLGIWRIGAKLPFVNGVSFAGVTPMIAIGKEHGADAIPVILGGIIVAGLLGFVAAPYFGKLVRFFPPVVTGTVITLIGVSLLPVAFNWSSGGNAKAADYGSLSNLALAGITLLIVLVLRKLLRGFMQQIAILLGLVAGSVIAIPMGKTSLDAIKNADVIGFPTPFHFGAPQFDVAAIVSMCIVMLVCMTESTADMLALGKIVERPADQQTIAAGLRADTLGSVLSTLFNGFMASAFAQNIGLVAMTKVRSRFVVAAGGLILVVLGLCPVAASVISLVPLPVLGGAGIVLFGSVAASGIQTLSTAALERGENALIVAASVGIGLIPIAKPDFYHAFPDKMLVVLDSGISTGCVVAIVLNLAFNHFGKQRPETETEALAAAEPAVALH; translated from the coding sequence GTGGCCGCACAGCCCAGGTTTCGCAACTTCGCAGTCAACCCCGCCCAGACCGGCGAGAAGCACCCGGTCGACGAGACGCTCCCCCCGCTGAAAATGTTCACCAGTGGCCTTCAGCATGTGGCCGCGATGTACGCGGGTGTGGTGGCCCCGCCCATGATCGTCGGCCCCGCTGTGGGGCTCGGCACCAAAGAGACGGCCTTCCTGGTCGCCGCGAGCCTGTTCACCGCGGGCCTCGCCACCCTTCTCCAGACCCTCGGGATCTGGCGGATCGGCGCCAAGTTGCCCTTCGTGAACGGGGTCTCGTTCGCCGGGGTCACTCCGATGATCGCCATCGGCAAGGAGCACGGCGCCGACGCCATCCCCGTCATCCTGGGCGGGATCATCGTCGCCGGACTGCTCGGCTTCGTGGCCGCCCCCTACTTCGGGAAGCTGGTCCGCTTCTTCCCACCGGTCGTCACGGGCACCGTGATCACCCTGATAGGCGTCTCGCTGCTCCCGGTGGCCTTCAACTGGTCCTCGGGCGGCAACGCGAAGGCCGCCGACTACGGTTCGCTCTCCAACCTGGCGCTCGCCGGAATCACCCTGCTCATCGTGCTGGTGCTGCGCAAACTCCTGCGCGGCTTCATGCAGCAGATCGCGATCCTGCTCGGTCTGGTGGCCGGCTCGGTCATCGCGATCCCGATGGGCAAGACCAGCCTGGACGCCATCAAGAACGCGGACGTCATCGGCTTCCCGACGCCGTTCCACTTCGGCGCCCCGCAGTTCGACGTCGCCGCCATCGTCTCGATGTGCATCGTGATGCTGGTCTGCATGACGGAGTCCACCGCCGACATGCTGGCCCTCGGGAAGATCGTCGAGCGCCCGGCCGATCAGCAGACGATCGCCGCCGGACTGCGCGCCGACACCCTCGGATCCGTGCTCAGCACCCTCTTCAACGGCTTCATGGCCAGCGCCTTCGCCCAGAACATCGGCCTCGTCGCGATGACCAAGGTGCGCAGCCGGTTCGTCGTCGCGGCCGGCGGTCTCATCCTGGTCGTGCTCGGCCTGTGTCCGGTCGCGGCCTCGGTGATCTCCCTCGTACCGCTGCCGGTGCTGGGCGGCGCGGGCATCGTGCTGTTCGGCTCGGTCGCCGCGAGCGGCATCCAGACCCTGTCCACCGCGGCCCTGGAGCGGGGCGAGAACGCGCTGATCGTGGCCGCGTCGGTGGGCATCGGCCTGATACCGATCGCCAAGCCGGACTTCTACCACGCCTTCCCCGACAAGATGCTGGTCGTCCTCGACTCCGGGATCTCCACCGGCTGTGTGGTGGCCATCGTCCTCAACCTGGCCTTCAACCACTTCGGCAAGCAGCGGCCCGAGACGGAGACCGAGGCCCTGGCCGCGGCCGAACCGGCGGTGGCCCTGCACTGA
- a CDS encoding 8-oxoguanine deaminase yields the protein MAPSAAPQRIVIENCAIATVDANDTEYASGYLVVADNKIESIGAGAAPKGLDNVVRRIDGTGHLVTPGLVNTHHHFYQWITRGLATDHNLFNWLVALYPTWARIDERMGRVAAQGSLAMMARGGVTTAMDHHYVYPRNSGDLSGAIIGAASEMGVRFTLARGSMDRSEKDGGLPPDFAVETLDGALSATAETVDRFHDASFDSMVQVAVAPCSPFSVSTELMKQGAELARAKGVRLHTHGSETVEEEQFCKELFGMGPTDYFESTGWLGNDVWMAHCVHMNDSDIAAFARTGTGVAHCPSSNARLAAGIARVPDMLKAGVPVGLGVDGTASNESGELHTELRNALLINRLNAQHREAALNARQALRLGTYGGAQVLGRADQIGSLEAGKLADFVLWKLDTLAHASIADPVTALVFGAAAPVTASFVNGRQIVENNRLTTVDEDAIAVATREEAQRLARIAAQA from the coding sequence ATGGCACCTTCGGCAGCCCCCCAGCGCATCGTCATCGAGAACTGTGCGATCGCCACCGTGGACGCGAACGACACCGAGTACGCCTCCGGATACCTCGTCGTCGCCGACAACAAGATCGAGTCGATCGGAGCCGGCGCGGCCCCGAAGGGCCTGGACAACGTGGTCCGCCGCATCGACGGCACGGGCCACCTGGTCACCCCCGGCCTGGTCAACACGCACCACCACTTCTACCAGTGGATCACGCGCGGTCTGGCCACCGACCACAACCTCTTCAACTGGCTGGTCGCCCTGTACCCGACGTGGGCGCGCATCGACGAGCGGATGGGCCGCGTCGCCGCCCAGGGTTCGCTCGCGATGATGGCCCGCGGCGGCGTCACCACCGCCATGGACCACCACTACGTCTACCCCCGGAACTCGGGCGACCTGTCCGGCGCGATCATCGGCGCGGCCTCCGAGATGGGCGTGCGCTTCACGCTGGCCCGCGGCTCCATGGACCGTAGCGAGAAGGACGGCGGACTGCCGCCGGACTTCGCCGTCGAGACCCTCGACGGCGCGCTCTCCGCGACCGCCGAGACCGTCGACCGCTTCCACGACGCCTCCTTCGACTCGATGGTCCAGGTCGCCGTCGCACCCTGCTCGCCGTTCTCGGTCTCCACCGAACTCATGAAGCAGGGCGCCGAGTTGGCCCGCGCCAAGGGCGTACGGCTGCACACCCACGGCTCGGAGACCGTGGAGGAGGAGCAGTTCTGCAAGGAGCTGTTCGGCATGGGCCCCACCGACTACTTCGAGTCGACCGGGTGGCTCGGCAACGACGTGTGGATGGCGCACTGCGTCCACATGAACGACTCCGACATCGCCGCGTTCGCCCGCACCGGCACCGGTGTCGCCCACTGCCCGTCCTCCAACGCGCGGCTCGCCGCGGGCATCGCCCGCGTCCCCGACATGCTGAAGGCGGGCGTCCCGGTCGGCCTCGGTGTCGACGGCACCGCCTCCAACGAGTCGGGCGAGCTGCACACCGAGCTGCGCAACGCGCTCCTCATCAACCGCCTCAACGCCCAGCACCGCGAGGCCGCCCTCAACGCCCGCCAGGCGCTGCGCCTCGGCACCTACGGCGGCGCCCAGGTGCTCGGCCGCGCCGACCAGATCGGCTCCCTCGAAGCGGGCAAGCTCGCCGACTTCGTGCTGTGGAAGCTGGACACCCTCGCCCACGCCTCCATCGCCGACCCGGTCACCGCGCTGGTCTTCGGCGCGGCGGCCCCGGTCACCGCCTCGTTCGTGAACGGCAGGCAGATCGTCGAGAACAACCGTCTCACCACGGTCGACGAGGACGCCATCGCGGTGGCGACCCGTGAAGAGGCCCAGCGCCTCGCCCGGATCGCCGCGCAGGCCTGA
- a CDS encoding nucleobase:cation symporter-2 family protein, with protein MAQPALGPAPTDGPCPTPPEGAVHPVDEKLPASRLVPAALQHIAAMYAGVVTPPLIIGQAVGLDTAGQTRLIAASLLIAGLATVLQTLGVANFAGNRLPFVNAASSAGIAPMLAIAETSAKGHQLPAIYGAVMVAGVFCLLVGPFFGRLLRFFPPLVTGVVITLIGVTLMPVPVSWAQGGDRSAADFGAMKNLALAAFTLVVILLCQRFGRGFLRQVALLLGLLVGTLAAIPFHLADFSAMRSAPLAALPTPFSFGAPEFHPAAILSLCIVMMVLMTESSAGMLAIGEICERRTDGRTIARGLRTDGIATLLGPVFGGFPTSAFAQNVGVVSLTRVRSRYVVAVAGGALLVLGAFPVLGAVVSLVPMPVLGGAGIVLFGSIAVSGIRTLSEAGLDDSSNIILVAVALGAGIIPLAAPTFYAGFPAWAQTVLGSGISAGALTAVLLNLFFHHLGTRSSVTAPVLKSS; from the coding sequence ATGGCACAGCCCGCATTGGGGCCGGCACCCACCGACGGCCCATGTCCCACCCCACCTGAAGGTGCCGTGCACCCGGTGGACGAAAAGCTTCCCGCCTCGCGGCTCGTCCCCGCCGCGCTCCAGCACATCGCCGCCATGTACGCGGGCGTCGTCACCCCTCCGCTCATCATCGGCCAGGCCGTCGGCCTGGACACCGCGGGACAGACCCGGCTGATCGCGGCCAGCCTGCTCATCGCCGGGCTCGCCACCGTCCTTCAGACCCTGGGCGTCGCGAACTTCGCCGGAAACCGGCTCCCGTTCGTCAACGCCGCCTCCTCGGCCGGCATCGCGCCCATGCTCGCGATCGCCGAAACCAGCGCCAAGGGCCACCAACTCCCCGCGATCTACGGCGCGGTGATGGTCGCCGGAGTCTTCTGCCTCCTGGTCGGACCCTTCTTCGGACGGCTGCTGCGCTTCTTCCCGCCGCTGGTGACCGGTGTCGTGATCACGCTCATCGGCGTCACGCTGATGCCCGTCCCCGTGTCCTGGGCCCAGGGCGGCGACCGGAGCGCCGCCGACTTCGGGGCCATGAAGAACCTCGCGCTCGCCGCCTTCACGCTCGTCGTGATCCTGCTCTGCCAGCGCTTCGGCCGCGGCTTCCTGCGCCAAGTCGCCCTGCTGCTCGGCCTGTTGGTCGGCACGCTCGCCGCGATTCCGTTCCACCTGGCGGACTTCTCCGCCATGAGGTCCGCGCCGCTGGCAGCTCTGCCGACACCCTTCTCCTTCGGCGCGCCCGAGTTCCACCCCGCGGCCATCCTGTCGCTGTGCATCGTGATGATGGTCCTGATGACCGAGTCGAGCGCCGGCATGCTGGCCATCGGCGAGATCTGCGAGCGCCGCACGGACGGGCGCACCATCGCCCGCGGCTTGCGCACCGACGGCATCGCCACCCTGCTCGGACCCGTCTTCGGCGGCTTCCCCACCAGCGCCTTCGCGCAGAACGTGGGCGTCGTCTCGCTGACTCGCGTACGCAGCAGGTACGTTGTCGCCGTCGCGGGCGGCGCCCTGCTCGTCCTCGGCGCCTTCCCGGTGCTCGGCGCGGTCGTCTCGCTGGTCCCGATGCCCGTCCTCGGCGGCGCCGGAATCGTCCTGTTCGGCTCGATCGCGGTGAGCGGCATCCGCACCCTCTCCGAGGCCGGGCTCGACGACAGCTCCAACATCATCCTGGTGGCCGTGGCGCTCGGGGCGGGCATCATCCCGCTCGCCGCGCCCACCTTCTACGCCGGTTTCCCCGCCTGGGCACAGACCGTGCTCGGGTCCGGCATCAGCGCGGGAGCGCTCACCGCGGTTCTGCTCAACCTTTTCTTCCACCATCTCGGCACCCGGAGCAGCGTCACCGCCCCGGTACTCAAATCCTCGTAG